TCCGCCGAGGGTCCACCACCAACTGTTGAGCTTTATCTTGTTGGAGCCGGAGGTGAGTCTGACGGTGGCGGTTCCGTTTGCTGCCACGTTGGCGCCGTAGAGGTTGTGGTTCGTGCCGCCGTCGACTCCGCGCTCGTTTTGGAACGGCGTTGTCTGAGCGAAGTCCACGGTACTTCCATTGGCAAGGTTGAGGTGGAGATCGTCCACATTCTGGCCGGTGTTGTTGACGAAATTGATCGTCCGCGTGGCTCCGAGGGCCTGCGTCGCGGCGGTCACGACGAGGAGGACGGAGAGCGCGGCGAGGCGGGAACTGTTCGCCCTTTTGTTGTTGATTGAGAGATTCATGACTCACTCCTTTCGACTTGCCGCTGTGCGACATTTTTTTTGCGGCGATCGAATCGACACCGCATAGCTGTGAACCGCCTGAGAACCCAGATAACAATCCGGCAGACGCGTTCGTTTATCTAAGAGGGGGAGCGTCAGAATTGCGGAAAATCGGCGCGAAAACTGCGATGCGTTGCGTCTAAGCCCCGGGACATTCGTCGCTGTTGAAGAAACGCGATGCGCTGCGCAGGCACTCTGCGAGGCGCTCGACCGCGCGCGAGGCCATGCGTCGAACGGCGTCCTCTGAGCGGCCCATGTCTGCGGCGATGTTGGAGAGCGGCTCTTCGTCGAGATGGAAGCGCTGCACGACGCTGCGCCAGTCGTCGGGGAGTTTGGCCATGCAGGCCATCAGTGCGCTGACGGCGTCCTGGCGGCGGACGACTTTGCTGGGCGTCAGGGAGTCTTTGAGTTGATTGGCGAGGAACGATTCGTGGCGCGATGCATGGAGGCCGCCGGAGCCGACCTCGCGGGAGACATCGCGTTTCTTGCGCCGGAGGGCGCGTACGCGATCGATGAAGCGGTGTTCGATGAGTCGTGTCGCCCAGCGATAGAACGAATCTTCGTGTTCGTACTTGAAGGAGCTGATGCCGCGGAAGACGTCGACGTAGGCCTCCTGGAGAATGTCCTCGGGGTCGATGGTGCCCTGCCAGTCGGGCCCGATCTTGCGGCGGGTGAAGCCGAAGAGTCTACCGCGATGCGCCCAGAGGAGTTCTTCGATGGCGGCGGAATCACCCTTTGCGGCGAGGCGGCACAACTCCGCCAAGTTGGTCGGTTCACTCGGCGGCGTTTCATCGGGGTGCATGAGGAGTTATGATATCCCTAGCAGCGGGCCGTGAACAATTCCATCCGCGGCGGATGACCTATCGCGATTTGGCCCATGAAATCTTCATCAGACGAGCTTGTGAACCGGATTATCGCGAGGCTGAGCCAGCGGCGCGTGGAGAATCCCCTTGCCGCCCTTGATGACGTGCTGAACGAATTTCCGGAAATCACCGATCGCGAGGCGACGCTTCGGGCCTCGCTGCAGCGCATGTCGAGGACCACGAGCCGGGGCGGTTCGGCGGCGATGGCGGGCGAGGAAGCGGCCGTGCTGCCGGAGCTGGAGGGCTATCACATCATCGACTGCATCGGGCGCGGCGGCATGGGCTCGGTGTACGAGGCGTATCAGCAGTCCACCGGCCGACGGGTGGCGGTGAAGTTCATGCATGCGCCGCTGGAGGCTTCGGAGCGGTCGCGACGGAGATTCGAGCGCGAGGTGGAGCTGGTCGCGCGGCTGGAGCATCCGAACATCGTCTCGATCGTCGATTCGGGCGTCCTGGCCGGGCAGTATTTTTTTGTGATGGAATATGTCGAGGGGCGGACGCTCGATGAGGCGATGCGCGGGGGCGAGGCCTCGATCAACGAGTGTCTGGGGATTGTGTGCGAAATCGCGAAGACGGTTGATTATGCCCATCAGCGCGGGGTGCTGCACCGCGATCTGAAGCCTTCGAACATTGTGCTCGACGATCAGAACCAGGTGCATCTTCTGGACTTCGGATTGGCCAAGGCGCTCGACAGCGGTGGAGAAACCGACGTCGATGCGAGCCTCTCGCGGCCGGGCGACCTTGTCGGAACGCTGGGATACATGCCGCCCGAACAGGCGCGCGGATTGACGCAGTTTGTCAGCGTGCGCAGCGATGTTTATTCGCTGGGCGCGATTACTTATGAGCTAGTGACCGGCAAGCTGCCGGTGAGCGTGGTCGGCGAACTGACGGACATTCTGGTCGACATCCGCGATCGCGAGCCGGCGCGTCCTTCGTCGGTCCGGCCGGCGTGCGATGCCGACATCGACGCCATCCTGCTGAAGGCGCTGGCGAAGGAACCGGAGCGGCGCTACGCGACGGCGGCGGAGTTCGCGGCGGACATCGAGCGGTATCTGGAGGGCAGGCCGATCCTGGCGCGGCGGATCAGCGGCGCTGCGCGGGCGTGGCGCTGGGTTCGTCGACACCGGGCGATCTCGTCGATTACGGCGGCGGCGCTGGCGACGATTTTGACGGTCACCTCTGTTTCGTTCGTGCGCATCTCGATGGCACGCGATCGCGCGGAACGACTGAATGAGACACTTGCCGCGATGCTGCTGATGGTCGATCCCGATTCGGCGGGCGGCCAGGAGATGTCGGTTCCGGGCTTTCTCGATGAGGCGGCGCGATGGCTGGACTCGGACGCCGGCGCGCCGCCTGACGTGGGGGCGATGGTGCGCGAGACGTTGGGGCGGATGTATTTGAAGCTGGGGCCGTCGGCGGCAGAGCGCGCGGAGGCCCAGTTCACCGAAGAATTGAGGCTGTGGCGCGAGCACGGCGGGTCGGAGGCGCAGATCGCCAGCGCGACGATGTGGATCGCGGCGTCGTGGTGGAATCAGCGCAGGTTCCAGGAGGCGGAGGCGCAGTATCTTCGGGCCAGGGACATGCGCATGAAGCTGTATCCCGTGGAGAGCGTGGAAGTCGCCGAGGTGCAGCATCACCTCGCTGCATGTCTGGACAACATGGGCCGACACGAAGAGGCGGCCGACTTGTTCAAGTCGGTGCTGGCGACCCGCGTCCGGCTACTGGGCGAAGCCCACGAAGAGACGGCGGCGTCACATATCTTCTACGGTCTATGCCTGGACAAGCTGGGCCATACCGGCGAGGCCATTGCCCAGACGCGGGCGGCGGTGAAGGCGGTCGAGACGATTTACGGTCCCGATCACTGGCGGGTCGTTCGAGGGGTGAGACAGCTCGCGCGTCTGCTTCAGAAGCACGGCGACCTTGAGGCGGCGCTGATTGAATGGCAGCGCGCCGCGGAGGGTTTGTCGAATCTGCTCGGGCCGGATCATCAGGACGTATTGGAAGCGGAGAGAGAATTGGCTGCGCTGCGCGCGCGAATCAAATCTGAGAATCGTCCCTCTCAGTCAGGCGAGGCGCCTTCTGCGGGCGAGGGCAATGCCAAGTCCGGCAAGAATGATTGAACAGGTCGCGGGCTCGGGCACCGCGCCGACGCATTCCAATTGAATGTCGTACAAGCCGATGTCACTGCTGCCGTTGGCCGACCAGTTATTGATCGGTAAGAGACCGCCTGGACCGTCGGGCCCGGAGATTTCGAAAGGGCTTGCCTGATTGAAAATCTGACCGCCGGCGCTGAGCGGATCGTCGTTGAAACCGGTGATGGCGAGGTAGTAAATGCCGGGGCCGGGAAAGGGCTGAAGGGTCAGATCATTCGCGGGAAATGAGATGAACGATTGCGGCACACCGGGGCCGGCGTCGTCGTTCCCGAGCAGGCCGCGTCCTGAAGCGTCGAAGAGCCAAAGCTGGGTATTGAAATCGTTGATGCCGCCGGGCACGACCATCCAAGTGGTATTGGCGGTGAATCCCTTTCCGCCGCAATCGCGCTCGTCGAGAATGCGAATCTGGTACATGTCTTCGAAGTCGTTTGCCTCGACGCCACGGAAGAGCGAACCGGTCAGGGCTCCCGTGATGTGCGTGACTGGAACGGTGACGGGTTCGGCGGACGAGGGAAATCTTCCCGCGGCGCCTTCGGGCCAGATGGGTCCGGCGAGCGCGCCGGCCGGCACGAAACCCATAAGAATTGTGAACGCGGTCAACTTGAAGCGAGACACGACAGGACCCTCCCTACAGCGGCGGCAAAATGCGGGCTTGCCGCGAACAAGGCTACTGCACATAAGAGCATACACCGAAACGGGTTCACGAAAAAAGCCGCCGGGCGGCTAATCTATCCCGGGGTGGGATTATCAGGGCCCATGCCACTACCGACCGTTAGACGCAAACCGCGATTGGCGGCCTGAAAATGCGACTTTCCGGGCTGCGAAGCTCCATGATCGCGATTCATGGATGCCGCGCTGACGGGCTATATTCTCGGCTCGCCAAGGGCGCACAGAAGAAAGGGCGCCGGGCGGCCTTTGCCGCACCGACGCCCTTGAATTGAGCTGTTATCCGGGTCATCCGGATGAATCAACTAGTTCAGCAGCAACTCGACGAACTCATCCATGTCTACCATGTCAATAGTACCGTCGGCGTGTACGTCGGCCGCGCACTTCTCTGCGGGCGAGGCGGCACCGGGGTTCAGGAGGACATTGGTAAACTTCTGCACGTCGAGGGCGTCAACGGCCGTGTCGATGTTCACGTCGCCGTAAGTGCCGCCGACGCAGAGACCCGGGGCCAGGCCGAGAATCTCAACGTCGTCGATGTTCCAACCGGGATAGGTCACCGAAGTATCGGTGGTACCCATGCCCCAGCGGATGTAGACGGTCGGCTTGTTATCCGCGATCGCCGAGATGTCGTAGGTCTGAAGCGACCAGGCATTCTCCGAGATGGCGGTGGTCGCGGTATGGTTCCAGACCGTCGTCCAGTTCGTGCCGTTGACAGAAATCTCGATGTTGGCGTGGTCGTAAGTCGCCGACTCGACACCCAGCCAGCGGCGGAAGCGAAGCTGCGCGCCCTGGAGGGCCGAGAAATCCATCGCGGTCGTGGTCAGGTACTGGACCGGCGAGAGACTGCTCGGATAGTCGCCGGCCAGGTTGTAGCCGTAGACATTAGTCCCGGTGAAACCATTCTGCGGATCGAGATTGTGCGAACCCTGTCCGGTCGGATCGCCCCAGGCCCACTGGCCCATGGTGGTCCATCCGGGATTGGTGTCCATGTTGAAGGTATAGTAGGCCGTCGGACCGCCCACGGTGACGGTGACGGTGGCGACGTTGGAGTCGTACTGACCGTCGGTCACCTTGAATGTGAACGGATCGATACCGGCGTAGCCGAGGTTGGGCGTGTAGCGCACCACATTGCCGCCGCCCGCGAGATTATACGGGGCAGAGACGATGTTGCCGGTGGCCGGATCGCGAAGGGTTCCGTTGGCCGGAAGCGACAACACGACATAGGTCAGCGGGTCCATGTTGGGATCGCTGGCGACAAGCGTCACGTTGACAAGCGTGTTCTCGGCCGTTGCCACCGCGCCGTTGGAGGCCGACGGGGCGTTGGCGGGCTCGAGCCGGACGTCATCGACAAACCAGTCATCAAACGCTCCGGCAGTCGCCGTGTTGCGGAATCGCAGCCTGAAGGCCGCGTGCAGCGCGGGCGCCGGCAGCAGCAAGGTCTGGGTGGTGTAGGTGGTCATGTCCGGATCGGAGCCGAGATGCTGCTGAAGCACCTGCCAGTTGTTGCTCGCGTCCTGGTATTCGACGAACAGGTCGTCGCCGGCATCGGGCGATTCACCGCCGCCCCTCTGTTCGTATGAATAGGTCAGGCGGACGGCGCTTTCGCCGCTCAGGTTGAAGACGTGCGTGCGAATCTCATCGCCGCCGGAGGGATCACCGTTAAATCGTGCGGAATTGGGTTCACTGGGCTCGGCCGTGCCGACCGTATCGATGGTCGCATTTGAAATGAGCGCCCACTTTTGCGGGTCAAAGGTGGTCGCCGGGAACTCGTCGAGGAACGGAAGTTCCAGAACCGGAACGACGGTGATGGTGACGGTGGCGGTGTTTGAATCGCCGCCGTCGGGAGGCGTACCGCCGTCATTGACCTTGTAAGTGAAGCTGTCGGGGCCGTTGTAACCGCCCGACGGCTGGTACTTCAACTGGTTTCCGCCAGCGGTCACGGTGTACGGCAAATCGCCGGGGACGATGACGTGATTGTCGCCCGCATCCTTCAACTGATAGGTGGGCAGCGAAACAACGATGTACGACAGCGGACCGGGGGTGCCGTCATCGGTGGCGGGCAAGGTAATGGTGACTTCCGTGTCCTCCGGCGCTGTCGCGGAGACACCGCCGGCGGTCGGGGGTCTTGGGCCGCAATCACCGAGGGCGGACAGATCCGACTCGAAGAAGTCGGGATCCAGACCGGTGCCGGCGGAGAGCCCGGCGAGGTAACCGGTGGAGGCGATGTCCAGGTAACTGATCTGAATGCCTCCGTCGAACAAGAGTTCGATCTGGAAGGTGTTCTGATTGGTCCCGTTGTATTCGGTCACGTTCAGCCAGGTGACGACGATGCGATCGGCAAGCTGCTTCCAGCTCACGGTGCCGGCCTGCGACGGATTCAGGTCGTCGTGGACGGCGGCCACGCGCGGCTTGGCGAAATGCTCGGCGAAGCTCGGCGTGTAATCGCTGTCGCTCGAACCGAAGGTGATGTTACCGTTGGCGTTGACGAAGAAGCTGGTATAGGCCGTGCCGTAGATAAAGACGCTCGACCCGCCGCCGATGGCCACGTTGGCGTTGCCGTCATCGGTCAGCGCGAGATTCGTTCCGCCCGCCGGATCGACGGGAAGCTGGACGATCGGCGTCGCGCAGGCAAGGTAGAAATCATTGGAACCGTTGGGCACGAAGAGCAGCGAGGTGTTGTCGAGGTCGGCGTCAGAAGCGTCGAACAGCTCGGTGAAGAAGTCCGGCACCTCGGGCGTGGCGAACGTGTAGCATGCCCCACCGTTGTCGTCGGTGACCATGTTGCCCGCCTCATCGACGGCATCGACGACGTAGAAGTAAGTCGTGTTGTCGGTCAGGCCGGAGAGGCCGATGGAGTGGGCCGAGTTAAAGCCGCTTGATCCCTGGGTTTCGGTCAATGCGTTGCAGGCCAGGCCGTAGCGGATGGTGCCGTTGGCCGGCTCATCGGTATCGAAGCCGATGGTCGCATTTCGGGCGTTGAGGGCGGTGGTCATGACATTGGAGATGACCGGGGGCGAGCAGTCGATGACGGCGAGGTCCGTCACGACCACGTTCATGCCGCCCATGCCGTCGTCGGCGTCGATGTAGGTCGCGGTGACGGTATCGCCATCGGCGATCAGGACCACGCCGGCCGCGTCGACGGTGGCGAGGTTGATGGTGCCGAGGAAGGTCGAGGTCGCCGGATCGGACTCGGTCAGCAGGAGGGACTCGCCGCCGGGCTCCGAGGTGGACGAGATACTCACGGTGACGGTGTCGATGATATTGTCGTCGGTGTTCAGATCGCAATCGACGACGCGGACGGTCGCGGTGGCGCTGCAGGCGTACTTATTGCTGTCCAGCGCGATGACGCCCTGGGTGGAGCAATTGACCAGAAGCGGCGAGGCCACCAGCGAGAAGGTCTGCGGGCCCTGCGGCACGTTGAAGCCGCGGACTTCGACGCGATAGACGCCGGGCGGCGGCGAATTAACGACGACCTGTTCGATGTTGTTGATGTGGTCGGCCTGAGTCTGCACCGCGGGCGCGCCGGGGTTCAGGTGATCAAGCGTCCAGGGGAATCGCTGATTGCTCGAAGGGTCGAAAACGACGAGATCGAGGTCGTTGACGAGGACAGGGTTGGAATTGGGCGTGGCCGGGACGTCGTCCCAGGTGAGGGTGACCTTGAGCTGAGGATCGCCGGGGTTCACGATGACGAGCACGCTGTAGACTTCAGCCTGGGAGATTTGATTTTCGAGCCAGTTTCCGCTGCGCATCTGAAGCAGCGCCGGCTCGACGCGGACCGAGCCGTAGCCGAACTGGTAGTCGGGACCGACGTTGCCGAGATCGACCGCGGTGTGGGCCCAGAAGCCCTTGAGGGTGGCGTTTCGGAAGTCGGGATCGCCGGGGAACTGGATGCGATAGTCCTGGAGGAGCAAAGCCGAAAGTCCGCAGACGGTCGGCGATGCCATCGAGGTGCCGCACTTCACCGAGTACGCCGTGTCGCCACTGCTGGAGCAGGATCGGACGCCGCCGTCTCCGCCGGCCTCGCAACCGGGTGCTGAAATGTCAGGCTTGATTCGTCCGTCGTCGACGGGACCCCAACTGCTGAAGGAGGTCATGGAGTCGTCGTTGGCGTTCAACGCGCCGACGGCGATGTGGTTC
This genomic stretch from Planctomycetia bacterium harbors:
- a CDS encoding sigma-70 family RNA polymerase sigma factor, whose protein sequence is MHPDETPPSEPTNLAELCRLAAKGDSAAIEELLWAHRGRLFGFTRRKIGPDWQGTIDPEDILQEAYVDVFRGISSFKYEHEDSFYRWATRLIEHRFIDRVRALRRKKRDVSREVGSGGLHASRHESFLANQLKDSLTPSKVVRRQDAVSALMACMAKLPDDWRSVVQRFHLDEEPLSNIAADMGRSEDAVRRMASRAVERLAECLRSASRFFNSDECPGA
- a CDS encoding serine/threonine protein kinase encodes the protein MKSSSDELVNRIIARLSQRRVENPLAALDDVLNEFPEITDREATLRASLQRMSRTTSRGGSAAMAGEEAAVLPELEGYHIIDCIGRGGMGSVYEAYQQSTGRRVAVKFMHAPLEASERSRRRFEREVELVARLEHPNIVSIVDSGVLAGQYFFVMEYVEGRTLDEAMRGGEASINECLGIVCEIAKTVDYAHQRGVLHRDLKPSNIVLDDQNQVHLLDFGLAKALDSGGETDVDASLSRPGDLVGTLGYMPPEQARGLTQFVSVRSDVYSLGAITYELVTGKLPVSVVGELTDILVDIRDREPARPSSVRPACDADIDAILLKALAKEPERRYATAAEFAADIERYLEGRPILARRISGAARAWRWVRRHRAISSITAAALATILTVTSVSFVRISMARDRAERLNETLAAMLLMVDPDSAGGQEMSVPGFLDEAARWLDSDAGAPPDVGAMVRETLGRMYLKLGPSAAERAEAQFTEELRLWREHGGSEAQIASATMWIAASWWNQRRFQEAEAQYLRARDMRMKLYPVESVEVAEVQHHLAACLDNMGRHEEAADLFKSVLATRVRLLGEAHEETAASHIFYGLCLDKLGHTGEAIAQTRAAVKAVETIYGPDHWRVVRGVRQLARLLQKHGDLEAALIEWQRAAEGLSNLLGPDHQDVLEAERELAALRARIKSENRPSQSGEAPSAGEGNAKSGKND
- a CDS encoding PEP-CTERM sorting domain-containing protein; the encoded protein is MSRFKLTAFTILMGFVPAGALAGPIWPEGAAGRFPSSAEPVTVPVTHITGALTGSLFRGVEANDFEDMYQIRILDERDCGGKGFTANTTWMVVPGGINDFNTQLWLFDASGRGLLGNDDAGPGVPQSFISFPANDLTLQPFPGPGIYYLAITGFNDDPLSAGGQIFNQASPFEISGPDGPGGLLPINNWSANGSSDIGLYDIQLECVGAVPEPATCSIILAGLGIALARRRRLA
- a CDS encoding S8 family serine peptidase gives rise to the protein MIRAKSIVLGCVALSILASSHQSRADVPFKNGRALIPTQASVETAAAVVSLAQPLGETHLVVQFNEPVTDEVRTKLEQSGVRLLDPLGENAFFAHADASRLNAVGLGEVKSLSGVSAIATEWKLHPMLVAGEVPMYAAVSKAPQMEDGKPVSVKDQELLINPTVGAYLKFHPDVNLAQDGIALVQQYGATVRDVLETINGLVIELPYQTIAILAAEDKVQWIEPPLPRMGEMNAENRLITGADIVQAAPYGLDGSGVTVMVYDGGTGRSTHQDFGGRHTNGDTAGLSDHSTHVAGTIGGSGAASGGVEKGMAPAVQIWGYGFEYDGSGTFLYTNPGDLEADYGAAINAHGADISNNSIGTNTEPNGFPCSFQGDYGLTSSVIDAIVRGSVSSGVPFRIVWANGNERQGSRCDVEGFGDYYSTAPPAGAKNHIAVGALNANDDSMTSFSSWGPVDDGRIKPDISAPGCEAGGDGGVRSCSSSGDTAYSVKCGTSMASPTVCGLSALLLQDYRIQFPGDPDFRNATLKGFWAHTAVDLGNVGPDYQFGYGSVRVEPALLQMRSGNWLENQISQAEVYSVLVIVNPGDPQLKVTLTWDDVPATPNSNPVLVNDLDLVVFDPSSNQRFPWTLDHLNPGAPAVQTQADHINNIEQVVVNSPPPGVYRVEVRGFNVPQGPQTFSLVASPLLVNCSTQGVIALDSNKYACSATATVRVVDCDLNTDDNIIDTVTVSISSTSEPGGESLLLTESDPATSTFLGTINLATVDAAGVVLIADGDTVTATYIDADDGMGGMNVVVTDLAVIDCSPPVISNVMTTALNARNATIGFDTDEPANGTIRYGLACNALTETQGSSGFNSAHSIGLSGLTDNTTYFYVVDAVDEAGNMVTDDNGGACYTFATPEVPDFFTELFDASDADLDNTSLLFVPNGSNDFYLACATPIVQLPVDPAGGTNLALTDDGNANVAIGGGSSVFIYGTAYTSFFVNANGNITFGSSDSDYTPSFAEHFAKPRVAAVHDDLNPSQAGTVSWKQLADRIVVTWLNVTEYNGTNQNTFQIELLFDGGIQISYLDIASTGYLAGLSAGTGLDPDFFESDLSALGDCGPRPPTAGGVSATAPEDTEVTITLPATDDGTPGPLSYIVVSLPTYQLKDAGDNHVIVPGDLPYTVTAGGNQLKYQPSGGYNGPDSFTYKVNDGGTPPDGGDSNTATVTITVVPVLELPFLDEFPATTFDPQKWALISNATIDTVGTAEPSEPNSARFNGDPSGGDEIRTHVFNLSGESAVRLTYSYEQRGGGESPDAGDDLFVEYQDASNNWQVLQQHLGSDPDMTTYTTQTLLLPAPALHAAFRLRFRNTATAGAFDDWFVDDVRLEPANAPSASNGAVATAENTLVNVTLVASDPNMDPLTYVVLSLPANGTLRDPATGNIVSAPYNLAGGGNVVRYTPNLGYAGIDPFTFKVTDGQYDSNVATVTVTVGGPTAYYTFNMDTNPGWTTMGQWAWGDPTGQGSHNLDPQNGFTGTNVYGYNLAGDYPSSLSPVQYLTTTAMDFSALQGAQLRFRRWLGVESATYDHANIEISVNGTNWTTVWNHTATTAISENAWSLQTYDISAIADNKPTVYIRWGMGTTDTSVTYPGWNIDDVEILGLAPGLCVGGTYGDVNIDTAVDALDVQKFTNVLLNPGAASPAEKCAADVHADGTIDMVDMDEFVELLLN